The DNA sequence GCATGGGGCAAGTTTGACCTATGTCGCGGAAGAAGTGCCCGACGCTCGGACGCCCCGGCGTGTCGCCCGGGATTCGAGCGGGCCAGTTTCGGGGGATTGGCCCGCGACAGCCCGTGGAGGTGCGGCTTAGCGTCGGGGAATGCACCCGAGGCTTGCCGAAGACCTGGACTCGCTGCCCGACCTGCTCGACGCCGCGAGCAAGCTCGCCGCCGGTGCGCTGGCCGGGGTCGGGGAGCGGGCCGCCGCCGTGCCGCCCGGGGGTGCGGTGCCGGCGCCGCTGCCGGTGGGCGGGGTGGGGGCGCGGGGTGCGCTGGACGAGTTTTCGCGGCGGTGGGAACCCGGGTTCGCGGCCAGTGCGGGGCCCCGGTACCTCGGCTTCGTCACCGGGGGTGTGACGCCCGCCGCGCTCGCCGGGGACTGGCTCACCTCGGCGCACGATCAGAATTCCGCCAGCGGGATGGACTCTTCGGCGCAGGACCTCGAGCGCGAGACGGTCGGCTGGCTGGCCGAGCTCTTCGGGCTGGGGGCGGAGTTCTCCGGGGCGTTCGTCACCGGGGCCACCATGTCGACGGTGACCGGGCTGGCCATCGCCCGTGAGTGGCTGGGCGAGCGGGCCGGGGTGACGGTTTCCGAAGACGGTGCCGTCGCGCTCGGGCCGGTGACCGTGCTGTCGGGGACGCCGCATTCGAGCGTGCCGAAGGCCTTGTCGTTCCTCGGGATGGGGCGCTCGGCGCTGCGGAAGGTGCCGGTGCTCCCCGGGCGTGAAGCCGTCGACGTCGGGAAGCTCGCCGAGGTGCTCGAGTCGCTCGACGGGCCGGCCGTCGTCGTCGCCAACGCCGGGACCGTCAACACCGTCGACTTCGACGACCTGCGCGCGATCGCCGCCCTCAAGCGGCGCCACGACTTCTGGCTGCACGTCGACGCCGCGTTCGGCGGGTTCGCCGCGCTGGCGCCGGACCACGCGGCGCTGACCGCGGGCCTCGAGCAGGCCGACTCGGTCGTCGTCGACCTGCACAAGTGGCTCAACGTGCCCTACGACTCGGCCGTGCAGTTCACCCGGCGCCGCGATCTGCAGCTGCGAGTGTTCGGCAACAACGCCGCCTACCTCGGCGAAATCGGCGAGACGCCGGACTTCCTGCACCTGACGCCGGAGAATTCGCGGCGGCTGCGCGCGCTCCCGGCGTGGTTCTCGCTCACGGCCTACGGCCGCGACGGGCACCGCGAGATCGTCGAGCGCTGCGTTTCGCTGGCGCGCGACCTCGGCGCCCGGATCGACGGCTCGCCGCACTGGCGG is a window from the Amycolatopsis sp. cg9 genome containing:
- a CDS encoding aspartate aminotransferase family protein: MHPRLAEDLDSLPDLLDAASKLAAGALAGVGERAAAVPPGGAVPAPLPVGGVGARGALDEFSRRWEPGFAASAGPRYLGFVTGGVTPAALAGDWLTSAHDQNSASGMDSSAQDLERETVGWLAELFGLGAEFSGAFVTGATMSTVTGLAIAREWLGERAGVTVSEDGAVALGPVTVLSGTPHSSVPKALSFLGMGRSALRKVPVLPGREAVDVGKLAEVLESLDGPAVVVANAGTVNTVDFDDLRAIAALKRRHDFWLHVDAAFGGFAALAPDHAALTAGLEQADSVVVDLHKWLNVPYDSAVQFTRRRDLQLRVFGNNAAYLGEIGETPDFLHLTPENSRRLRALPAWFSLTAYGRDGHREIVERCVSLARDLGARIDGSPHWRLLAPVRLNVVCFAPAGDGTQDRVDALVRAIAEDGTTFLTPTGYAGRPALRAAFSNWRTTPADVERVFAALERVAAG